In one window of Acaryochloris thomasi RCC1774 DNA:
- a CDS encoding DUF1097 domain-containing protein, translating into MQQSEALTISIGVLGGVDVFLTATVIPVPVWVTFTAWASFFIVGGGVQGFIKSIACNITGIIIAALSLLAIDLIGESPLIAAICVGIGSAAMVQASKLPFTHGITPAIVWGFSQTVGTVAVTGLAVTAAPPNNPVIIAIAAMILGAIFGYLSEAWGKAMTTSRQPT; encoded by the coding sequence ATGCAACAGTCAGAAGCCTTAACGATCAGCATTGGTGTCCTTGGCGGCGTTGATGTCTTTCTTACAGCCACCGTGATCCCTGTGCCCGTGTGGGTCACGTTTACGGCCTGGGCCTCATTCTTCATTGTGGGCGGCGGTGTCCAGGGGTTTATTAAATCGATTGCCTGCAATATCACCGGCATTATCATTGCGGCCCTGTCTCTCTTGGCGATTGACCTGATCGGAGAAAGTCCCCTGATTGCCGCCATTTGTGTGGGCATCGGTAGCGCAGCGATGGTGCAGGCTTCCAAGCTACCTTTTACCCACGGCATTACACCTGCAATTGTGTGGGGCTTTTCCCAGACGGTGGGGACTGTCGCCGTGACCGGGTTGGCTGTGACGGCAGCCCCCCCGAATAACCCCGTGATAATTGCGATCGCAGCGATGATTCTTGGCGCTATTTTTGGCTACCTATCAGAGGCGTGGGGCAAAGCGATGACCACCTCTCGCCAACCCACGTAG
- a CDS encoding HupE/UreJ family protein produces the protein MLNLPFIVFNQTRSRFSPWVRPLGAIALAGLGLLTLAPAALAHHPLGGQLPSNFFEGFMSGVAHPVIGLDHFVFVIAAGLLAALSRQGIMIPVAFVIAGLAGTGIHLQSLDLPAPEFFISASVLLFGVLLALRKSPNWKLVAGLGAIAGIFHGYAYGEAIVGADMMPMVAYLTGFTVIQLVISLGMSAVGRAILKRHQMPELPLRFAGFAICGVGATFLSSALLG, from the coding sequence ATGCTGAATTTGCCATTCATCGTTTTCAATCAGACGAGGTCTAGATTTTCCCCATGGGTTCGTCCCCTAGGTGCGATCGCACTTGCTGGACTAGGACTGTTGACGCTGGCTCCTGCGGCCTTAGCCCACCATCCCCTCGGTGGACAGCTGCCGTCTAATTTCTTCGAGGGCTTTATGTCGGGTGTTGCTCACCCAGTGATTGGTTTGGACCACTTTGTGTTTGTGATCGCAGCCGGTCTATTAGCGGCCCTGAGTCGCCAAGGGATTATGATTCCCGTTGCTTTTGTGATTGCAGGTCTAGCGGGGACAGGGATTCATTTGCAAAGTCTGGACTTACCCGCTCCTGAGTTCTTTATTTCAGCATCAGTCCTGCTGTTTGGCGTGCTGTTGGCCCTGAGAAAGAGCCCAAACTGGAAGCTAGTGGCTGGGTTAGGTGCGATCGCAGGTATCTTCCACGGCTATGCCTACGGGGAAGCGATTGTGGGCGCTGACATGATGCCAATGGTGGCTTATCTGACGGGATTTACCGTGATTCAACTGGTGATCTCACTGGGCATGAGTGCCGTCGGTCGGGCAATTCTTAAACGTCATCAAATGCCCGAACTGCCGCTGCGGTTTGCCGGTTTTGCCATTTGTGGTGTCGGGGCGACGTTCCTCTCGTCTGCCCTTTTGGGATAG
- the cynS gene encoding cyanase yields MTTAEITEKLLAAKKAKGISFEDLEKVVGCDETWIASVIYRQASASEEEAGKIVETLGLPPEMAEPLTVPPMKGGLDPLIPTDPLVYRFYEIMQVYGVPVKAVIHEKFGDGIMSAIDFSIEVDKVSDPKGDRVQVTMCGKFLPYKKW; encoded by the coding sequence ATGACGACTGCCGAAATTACTGAAAAGCTCTTAGCGGCGAAGAAAGCAAAGGGTATTTCTTTTGAAGACCTAGAGAAGGTCGTCGGCTGCGATGAAACCTGGATTGCTTCAGTGATCTATCGTCAGGCCAGTGCCTCTGAAGAAGAAGCGGGCAAGATTGTGGAAACGTTGGGTTTACCACCTGAGATGGCAGAACCGCTGACGGTTCCCCCGATGAAGGGTGGGCTTGATCCTTTAATTCCCACCGATCCGTTAGTGTATCGGTTCTACGAAATTATGCAGGTCTATGGCGTTCCTGTAAAAGCCGTGATCCACGAGAAGTTTGGCGACGGAATTATGAGCGCGATTGATTTTTCGATTGAGGTTGATAAGGTGTCTGATCCAAAGGGAGATCGCGTCCAAGTCACCATGTGCGGCAAGTTTTTGCCCTATAAAAAGTGGTAG
- a CDS encoding ABC transporter ATP-binding protein — translation MHTISDPQAPAMEAPTGIQLSLSQVSKVFPGKRGMFNRQSSPDFVAIDEVSLDIEHNTFVTIIGPSGCGKSTLLNIIGGLSEATTGTVTMDNQPVTGPGPDRGMVFQNYALMPWMTVAGNIGFAVETVYPKLSKARIKQIVSENIELVDLIGAERKYPHELSGGMRQRVGIARALAINPKVLLMDEPFGALDALTRGYLQEEIERIWEQHRKTVIMITHSIDEALLLSDKIVMMTRGPAAKIAQILDVPFPRPRDRNSVEHHPAYDGLRTEMEAHLYRETRYVEQSRIQAKDRSSNTDTSKDDLL, via the coding sequence ATGCACACTATTTCTGATCCCCAAGCGCCTGCGATGGAAGCCCCTACAGGCATTCAGTTGAGCCTCAGTCAGGTCTCCAAGGTCTTTCCCGGCAAACGGGGGATGTTCAATCGGCAGAGTTCGCCCGACTTTGTGGCGATTGATGAGGTGAGTCTCGATATTGAGCACAATACCTTTGTCACGATCATTGGCCCCTCAGGCTGCGGAAAATCGACGCTGCTCAACATCATCGGCGGGCTGAGTGAGGCGACGACCGGCACGGTGACAATGGATAACCAGCCCGTTACAGGGCCAGGGCCAGATCGGGGAATGGTCTTCCAGAACTATGCTCTGATGCCCTGGATGACGGTGGCTGGCAATATTGGGTTTGCGGTTGAAACAGTCTATCCGAAGCTGTCAAAGGCCCGCATTAAGCAAATTGTGAGCGAGAATATTGAACTCGTCGATCTGATAGGAGCCGAACGTAAATATCCCCATGAGCTGTCGGGTGGAATGCGGCAGCGGGTCGGGATTGCGCGGGCGCTAGCGATCAACCCTAAGGTGTTGCTGATGGATGAACCCTTTGGAGCACTGGATGCCCTGACGCGGGGCTACCTGCAGGAAGAGATTGAGCGCATTTGGGAGCAGCACCGCAAGACGGTGATCATGATTACCCACAGTATTGATGAGGCACTGTTGCTCTCGGACAAGATCGTGATGATGACCCGTGGCCCTGCCGCTAAGATTGCCCAGATTTTGGATGTGCCGTTCCCGAGACCGCGCGATCGCAACTCGGTCGAACATCATCCTGCCTACGATGGCCTGAGAACCGAAATGGAGGCCCACCTCTATCGAGAGACTCGCTATGTCGAGCAGTCTCGCATTCAGGCTAAAGACCGTTCCTCAAATACTGATACGTCAAAGGACGATTTACTATGA
- the ntrB gene encoding nitrate ABC transporter permease: MAASSSLSSSSSSKSSFQLNENIKAALVFLLSLGLFLLFWEVGANAKWFAKGMPTASKTIEELWWWTTNPFFDNGPNDLGIGWNLLISLRRVAIGYIAASLVAVPLGILIGMSKVAFKAFNPYVQLLKPISPLAWLPLGLYIFRDSEKTGVFIIMISSIWPTLVNTAFGVANVSDDYLNVSKTLGASRLRTIFKVIIPAALPNIISGLRISMGIAWLVIVAAEMLLGTGLGYFIWNEWNNLYIPNILVAIFIIGMVGLILDQIFAYLEKLVSFGRS; encoded by the coding sequence ATGGCCGCAAGCTCAAGTCTTTCTAGCTCATCTTCTTCTAAATCTTCTTTTCAGCTCAATGAGAATATAAAGGCGGCGCTCGTCTTTCTGTTATCGCTGGGACTGTTCCTGCTGTTCTGGGAGGTGGGAGCAAATGCCAAATGGTTTGCAAAGGGGATGCCCACTGCCTCTAAAACGATTGAGGAACTGTGGTGGTGGACGACCAATCCCTTCTTCGATAACGGTCCCAACGACTTGGGAATTGGCTGGAATTTGCTGATTAGCTTAAGGCGAGTTGCGATCGGTTATATCGCCGCCTCGTTGGTTGCGGTTCCTCTAGGCATTCTGATTGGCATGTCTAAAGTTGCCTTCAAAGCCTTCAATCCCTACGTTCAGCTCTTGAAGCCCATCTCTCCTCTGGCTTGGCTGCCCCTCGGTCTCTATATCTTCCGTGATTCAGAGAAGACGGGGGTGTTCATCATTATGATTAGCAGCATCTGGCCCACACTTGTTAATACCGCTTTTGGGGTTGCTAACGTCAGCGATGACTATCTCAACGTTTCTAAAACCTTAGGGGCATCCCGACTCCGCACAATTTTCAAGGTGATTATTCCAGCCGCACTGCCCAATATTATCTCTGGGCTACGCATCAGTATGGGGATTGCTTGGCTGGTGATTGTGGCGGCAGAAATGCTGCTGGGCACCGGCCTGGGCTACTTCATCTGGAATGAGTGGAATAACCTGTACATCCCTAACATTTTGGTCGCTATTTTCATCATCGGCATGGTGGGGCTGATTCTGGACCAAATCTTTGCCTATCTTGAAAAACTAGTCTCCTTTGGCCGGTCATGA
- a CDS encoding ABC transporter substrate-binding protein codes for MAVASFNGPSQQWDNLTSQRGNLSELELLCAICGGSHMSRDHWQYMETLPSDPVDMVDDLIKMGLYKPDSFDLADTLSQTELRKQLFLKTVSKGDPKRERLVNDLIKLAGGLDQAFAAAFGPQAGRFFSDAQRISSVTRREFLRNVAVGAALVSLASCTPGGSDAPTAPGDSADVPENLEKTDLKIGFIPITCATPIIMSEPLGFYKKYGLNAEVVKMPSWGAVRDSAIAGELDAYHMLAPMPIAMTLGLGSASFGVKLASIENINGQAITVANRHKGKVNGPADFKGFVMGVPFPYSMHNLLLRYYLATGGLDPDVDVKIRPVPPPDSIAQIVSGDIDAYLMPDPFNQRAVFEEVGFIHKLTKDLWPNHPCCAFAASDQWIDANPNTFRALNKSIIEAAGYASDPANRPEIAKAISERAFLNQPTEVVEAVLTGNFDDGNGNRLEVPDRIGFDPYPWQSFANWISSQLVRWDLQGDGKAKTAIEGKYDEVGQDIFLTDLARELATELGQSPPEEIYKTEKLAFDDFDPADPSQYIQDQIDKYGV; via the coding sequence ATGGCGGTAGCTTCATTTAACGGTCCCTCGCAGCAGTGGGATAACCTAACTTCCCAGCGCGGTAATCTCAGTGAACTGGAATTGCTCTGTGCAATCTGCGGCGGTTCTCACATGAGTCGAGATCATTGGCAGTACATGGAGACGCTGCCCAGTGATCCGGTCGATATGGTGGACGACCTGATCAAGATGGGGCTATACAAACCCGATAGTTTTGACCTTGCTGACACGCTCAGTCAAACGGAGTTGAGAAAGCAGCTTTTTCTAAAAACGGTTTCTAAGGGCGACCCAAAGCGAGAGCGCCTTGTTAATGATCTGATTAAGCTTGCCGGTGGCTTAGATCAGGCTTTTGCGGCTGCGTTTGGACCGCAAGCGGGTCGGTTCTTCAGCGATGCTCAACGCATTAGTAGCGTGACTCGGCGAGAGTTTCTCAGGAATGTTGCTGTGGGGGCAGCTTTGGTCTCACTGGCTAGCTGTACTCCTGGCGGTTCCGATGCGCCCACGGCCCCAGGTGATTCGGCAGACGTTCCAGAGAATCTAGAGAAGACAGATTTGAAGATTGGGTTTATCCCGATTACCTGCGCGACACCGATTATTATGTCGGAGCCGCTGGGATTCTATAAGAAGTATGGCCTCAATGCCGAAGTGGTGAAGATGCCCAGTTGGGGTGCGGTCAGAGACTCTGCGATCGCAGGTGAACTTGACGCTTACCACATGCTCGCCCCCATGCCGATTGCCATGACCTTGGGCTTAGGATCGGCCTCCTTTGGGGTAAAGCTTGCCAGTATTGAGAACATCAACGGTCAGGCAATCACTGTCGCCAACCGCCACAAGGGTAAAGTCAACGGCCCTGCTGACTTCAAGGGGTTTGTGATGGGGGTTCCGTTCCCCTATTCGATGCACAATCTGCTGCTGAGATACTACCTAGCGACGGGTGGTCTTGATCCCGACGTAGACGTCAAAATTCGTCCAGTACCGCCGCCGGATAGCATTGCCCAGATAGTGTCGGGAGATATTGATGCCTATCTGATGCCTGATCCATTTAATCAACGGGCAGTCTTCGAGGAAGTGGGTTTCATTCACAAGCTAACGAAGGATTTGTGGCCCAATCACCCTTGCTGCGCCTTTGCTGCCAGTGATCAGTGGATTGATGCGAACCCCAACACCTTCCGAGCCTTAAATAAGTCGATCATCGAAGCTGCCGGATATGCGAGCGATCCCGCAAACCGCCCCGAGATTGCCAAAGCGATCTCGGAGCGGGCTTTCCTCAACCAGCCAACTGAAGTGGTCGAGGCGGTGCTGACGGGCAATTTTGATGACGGCAACGGCAATAGGCTGGAAGTTCCGGACCGGATTGGGTTTGATCCCTATCCCTGGCAGAGTTTCGCCAACTGGATCTCATCGCAGCTTGTCCGCTGGGATCTGCAGGGAGACGGCAAGGCGAAGACAGCGATAGAAGGTAAATATGACGAGGTGGGTCAAGATATTTTCCTGACGGACCTTGCCCGCGAACTCGCGACCGAGCTAGGTCAATCGCCGCCGGAGGAAATCTATAAGACAGAAAAACTGGCCTTTGATGATTTTGATCCAGCCGACCCAAGCCAGTACATCCAGGATCAGATCGATAAGTATGGTGTATAG
- a CDS encoding response regulator transcription factor produces the protein MSQTVLIIEDEAQTRSVFLSSLSFEGFGAVGASCGSEGVELAQTHHPDLVVCDIMMPDMDGYQVLSTLRQGSDTASIPFIFLTAKATMPDLRVGMNLGADDYLTKPCTVGVFIDAIATRLQRHSDLHPPSDETEPPTSIFPDCPQLSSVFQFIEAHYQQPIQLRDIADVVGYSPAYLTSLVNSQTGRSVKQWIIERRMTQARELLSKTKEPIKKVAADTGYTDAGYFNRQFRQIHGVSPQAWRQEIDSCQHE, from the coding sequence ATGTCCCAAACAGTTCTCATTATTGAGGATGAAGCCCAAACCCGCAGCGTGTTTCTGAGCAGTTTATCCTTTGAGGGCTTTGGTGCTGTGGGGGCAAGCTGTGGGTCCGAAGGGGTTGAGTTGGCGCAAACACACCATCCCGATTTAGTGGTGTGCGACATTATGATGCCAGATATGGATGGCTATCAGGTGCTTTCAACGCTGCGTCAGGGGTCTGATACGGCGAGCATTCCTTTTATTTTTTTGACGGCGAAGGCGACAATGCCCGATCTGCGGGTGGGAATGAATTTGGGAGCCGATGATTATTTGACGAAGCCCTGTACGGTGGGGGTGTTTATTGATGCGATCGCAACCCGCCTTCAGCGCCACTCCGATCTACATCCGCCATCAGACGAGACTGAACCACCAACCAGCATTTTCCCAGACTGTCCGCAACTCAGCTCTGTGTTCCAATTCATAGAAGCACATTACCAACAGCCCATTCAGCTCCGAGATATCGCGGATGTGGTGGGCTACTCTCCGGCCTATCTCACGAGCCTCGTCAATAGTCAGACGGGCCGCTCCGTTAAGCAATGGATTATTGAACGCCGCATGACCCAAGCCCGCGAACTGCTGTCCAAGACAAAAGAACCGATCAAAAAGGTGGCGGCAGATACAGGCTATACCGATGCAGGCTACTTCAATCGTCAATTTCGTCAGATCCATGGCGTCTCTCCTCAGGCTTGGCGGCAAGAGATCGATAGCTGTCAGCATGAATGA
- a CDS encoding PAS domain-containing sensor histidine kinase: MDNSLTTGQPTAKVLETLRRQNELILNSVGEGIYGLDLDGNATFVNPAAAEMIGTAVSDLIGKSMHQVLHHSHADGRHYPRETCPIYAAFKDGAVHRVTDEVFWRQDGTAFPVEYLSTPMRDEQGQLVGAVVTFRDISKRKWAEAILQQTNEALELKVQERTAELIQANQQLQELSELRSRFVSMVCHEFRNPLNNIALSVSSMERYEQQLSEDQKREYLQAIVANTDRMTAMIDDILVIGKIEADQLAIRPATLDIVQFCQALLKELQLTAPKHELVWVCDRTHLEMGVDEQLLRSVLVNILHNAIRYSPQGGQIELKLVQEPQAITFHITDHGLGIPDADQSLLFEPFHRGKNVSNIPGTGLGLSIVKQFVVLLNGTVAFESTLGVGTSFIIRLPAIAVR, translated from the coding sequence ATGGATAACAGTTTGACGACGGGTCAACCCACGGCAAAAGTGCTAGAAACGCTGCGGCGACAGAATGAGCTGATTCTCAATTCTGTGGGTGAGGGTATCTATGGCCTAGATCTCGACGGAAATGCTACCTTCGTCAATCCCGCTGCTGCTGAGATGATTGGTACAGCCGTGAGCGATTTGATTGGCAAGTCCATGCACCAGGTGTTGCATCACTCCCATGCTGACGGACGCCACTATCCTCGTGAGACTTGCCCGATCTATGCCGCATTCAAGGATGGCGCAGTTCACCGCGTCACTGATGAAGTGTTTTGGCGTCAGGATGGAACGGCTTTCCCAGTGGAATATCTGAGTACGCCCATGCGTGATGAACAAGGGCAGCTTGTGGGAGCTGTTGTCACGTTTCGGGATATCTCGAAACGCAAGTGGGCTGAGGCAATTCTGCAGCAAACCAATGAGGCGCTAGAGCTGAAGGTGCAGGAGCGGACAGCGGAGTTGATACAGGCTAATCAGCAGCTTCAGGAGTTGAGTGAGTTGCGATCGCGTTTTGTCTCGATGGTCTGTCACGAGTTCCGCAACCCGCTTAATAACATTGCCCTCTCTGTTTCATCAATGGAGCGCTATGAGCAGCAGCTCTCTGAAGATCAGAAGCGAGAGTATCTGCAGGCGATTGTCGCCAATACAGATCGGATGACGGCGATGATTGACGACATCTTGGTGATTGGGAAAATTGAAGCGGACCAGTTAGCGATTAGACCCGCCACCCTTGATATTGTTCAGTTTTGTCAGGCGTTGCTCAAAGAGCTGCAGTTGACTGCACCTAAGCATGAGTTGGTATGGGTTTGCGATCGCACCCATTTAGAGATGGGGGTCGATGAACAACTGTTGCGATCGGTCTTAGTCAATATTTTGCACAATGCGATTCGCTACTCGCCGCAGGGGGGACAGATTGAACTGAAGCTGGTTCAAGAGCCACAGGCAATCACGTTTCACATCACCGATCACGGACTCGGCATTCCCGACGCGGATCAGTCTCTTCTCTTTGAACCCTTCCATCGCGGTAAAAACGTCAGCAACATTCCTGGCACAGGACTAGGGTTGAGTATCGTAAAGCAATTTGTTGTGCTATTGAACGGCACTGTTGCCTTTGAAAGCACCTTAGGAGTGGGAACAAGCTTTATCATTCGCTTGCCAGCCATTGCTGTACGTTGA
- a CDS encoding Uma2 family endonuclease, translated as MTFVAPQHLTLDDFLGLPDLEQSPTWEYVAGEAIQKPMPKVRHSLLQKRLLTKLDSAGENYLALPELRCTFGDRSVVPDIVVVSLDQFDLNDLGEPEDNFTQAPDWAIEVLSPDQNANRVIDNLLYCLRHGGQLGWLIDPDDYSVLVLTPGQELEIYRGTQQIPVLGGVTLQLTAEEIFGWLKLKHISSG; from the coding sequence ATGACCTTTGTCGCTCCTCAACACCTGACGCTAGATGACTTTCTTGGGCTTCCAGACCTGGAACAGTCTCCGACATGGGAATATGTTGCAGGGGAGGCAATTCAGAAACCGATGCCCAAGGTTCGACATTCGCTGCTGCAAAAGCGACTGCTGACTAAGTTAGATAGCGCAGGAGAGAACTATCTGGCTCTGCCTGAGCTACGTTGCACATTTGGAGATCGCTCCGTTGTCCCGGATATTGTCGTAGTATCTTTAGACCAATTTGACCTCAATGATTTGGGTGAACCGGAAGATAACTTTACTCAGGCTCCAGATTGGGCCATAGAGGTGCTTTCACCGGATCAAAATGCGAATCGGGTGATCGATAATCTGCTGTATTGCCTCCGTCATGGTGGTCAGCTTGGTTGGTTGATTGATCCCGATGATTATTCTGTGTTGGTATTAACACCTGGTCAGGAGTTAGAAATTTATCGGGGTACTCAGCAGATTCCGGTGCTCGGTGGCGTGACGTTGCAGCTTACAGCAGAGGAAATATTTGGCTGGCTGAAACTCAAACACATCAGCTCAGGTTAA
- a CDS encoding aminotransferase class V-fold PLP-dependent enzyme yields MIWNRRNFLIAAGLGSAASTITANQTLAQPSQAEKEVALENLKDWDQVRDFFNLDPDYIHLAGLLIASNPANVQAAIESHRTGLDNNPTHYLSDHRRNLEAEVRQSAANYLGVQPDEIALTDSTTMGTGLVINGLAIRPDQEMLTTEFDYYSTHASLRYKADRTGAAVREIPLYQDIQNVSEDEMVETLVGAIRPNTRLVTATWVHSNTGLKVPIAQISERLKAVNANRDEEDRVLFFVDGVHGLGVEECDLSEIDCDFFVAGTHKWMFAPRGSGFIWGNPRSQKAVTPTIPTFSRGAGWGGWMTPGGFKPFEHQWAMVQAFAFHEQIGQKRVRKRLHRFSEQMKKGLAKMEHVTLYTPVDQDVSAAIVCFDVDGSSPQQVVDGLREQNIIASTTPYATSYARVSLGIYNTSEEIERTLRAIRELA; encoded by the coding sequence ATGATCTGGAATCGGCGAAATTTCCTCATTGCTGCAGGGTTAGGATCCGCCGCCTCTACCATTACAGCTAATCAGACACTCGCTCAGCCTTCACAGGCAGAGAAAGAGGTAGCGCTAGAAAATTTGAAGGATTGGGACCAGGTCCGCGATTTCTTTAACCTTGATCCAGACTACATTCATTTGGCTGGATTACTGATCGCCTCTAACCCGGCCAATGTTCAAGCTGCGATTGAATCCCATCGCACGGGTCTGGACAATAATCCAACCCACTACCTTTCCGACCACAGGCGAAATCTAGAGGCTGAGGTGCGGCAGAGTGCGGCCAACTATCTTGGTGTTCAACCGGATGAAATTGCGTTAACTGACAGCACGACGATGGGGACTGGACTGGTCATTAACGGGCTGGCGATTCGTCCTGATCAGGAAATGCTGACGACTGAGTTTGATTACTACTCGACCCATGCCTCGCTGCGCTATAAAGCTGATCGCACTGGGGCCGCAGTACGAGAGATTCCGCTCTATCAAGATATCCAAAACGTCTCTGAGGATGAAATGGTGGAGACGTTGGTGGGGGCGATTCGGCCCAACACCCGACTGGTGACGGCAACCTGGGTGCATTCTAATACGGGCCTTAAGGTTCCGATTGCACAAATCAGTGAACGGTTGAAGGCGGTCAATGCCAATCGAGACGAGGAGGATCGCGTTTTGTTTTTTGTGGATGGTGTGCATGGTCTGGGGGTGGAGGAATGCGATTTGAGTGAGATCGATTGCGACTTTTTTGTGGCGGGAACCCACAAGTGGATGTTTGCGCCCCGAGGGTCGGGCTTCATTTGGGGCAATCCGAGATCTCAGAAGGCGGTGACGCCGACGATTCCGACGTTTAGTAGAGGTGCGGGTTGGGGTGGATGGATGACGCCGGGTGGGTTCAAGCCGTTTGAGCACCAGTGGGCGATGGTTCAGGCGTTTGCGTTTCATGAGCAGATTGGACAGAAGCGCGTTAGGAAGCGGCTGCATCGGTTCAGCGAACAGATGAAAAAGGGGTTGGCGAAAATGGAGCATGTGACGCTCTATACGCCAGTTGATCAGGATGTTTCAGCGGCTATTGTTTGTTTTGATGTAGATGGGTCGTCTCCACAACAGGTTGTCGATGGTTTGAGAGAGCAGAATATTATTGCTAGTACAACTCCCTATGCGACATCCTATGCTCGGGTGTCGCTTGGGATTTATAACACTTCGGAAGAAATTGAAAGGACTTTGAGGGCAATTCGTGAGCTCGCTTGA
- a CDS encoding GNAT family N-acetyltransferase — protein sequence MAIQLRDATTDDRDTIIAFDQIAQSDSQRINFVDRILGSELCLVAERNGQVIAYGVLEYTFFDNGFISMIYVASPERRLGVGSALVEALADRCKTPKVFTSTNQSNVPMQRLLERYGFAPSGIIHNLDPRDPELVYVLDRQIERLGPGPER from the coding sequence ATGGCAATACAGCTCCGCGACGCAACGACAGACGACCGCGATACCATTATCGCTTTCGATCAGATCGCTCAATCCGATTCACAACGGATTAACTTTGTTGATCGCATACTCGGTTCGGAACTCTGCCTGGTTGCGGAACGCAACGGACAAGTCATCGCATACGGCGTTCTGGAATACACATTTTTCGACAACGGGTTTATTTCCATGATCTACGTGGCTTCTCCTGAACGTCGTCTCGGTGTGGGCAGCGCTCTCGTCGAAGCCCTGGCCGATCGCTGCAAGACCCCAAAGGTGTTCACGTCCACCAACCAGTCAAATGTGCCGATGCAGCGGCTACTTGAGCGTTATGGTTTCGCGCCAAGCGGTATCATTCACAACCTTGACCCTAGAGATCCGGAACTGGTGTACGTTTTGGATCGGCAAATAGAAAGATTGGGACCAGGTCCTGAACGGTGA
- a CDS encoding BrnT family toxin: MQFEWDPQKAIINFQKHGVSFREASTVFQDTLSMTYPDQDHSTGESRYVMIGLSRYGQLLVIAHTERANRIRIISARRATRNEQRFYEEDD, from the coding sequence ATGCAGTTTGAGTGGGATCCTCAAAAAGCGATAATTAATTTTCAGAAGCATGGTGTTTCATTTCGGGAAGCCTCAACTGTCTTCCAAGACACACTGTCGATGACTTACCCTGACCAAGACCACTCCACTGGAGAAAGTCGCTACGTTATGATCGGCTTATCCCGCTACGGTCAGTTACTGGTGATAGCTCACACAGAGCGGGCGAATCGTATACGTATCATTAGTGCCCGGAGGGCAACCCGTAATGAGCAAAGATTCTATGAAGAAGACGACTGA